In the Brassica napus cultivar Da-Ae chromosome A7, Da-Ae, whole genome shotgun sequence genome, one interval contains:
- the LOC106358598 gene encoding V-type proton ATPase subunit a1: MDDFLDKLPQMDLMRSEKMTLVQLIIPVESAHRCVTYLGELGLLQFRDLNADKSPFQRTFANQVKRCGEMSRKLRFFKDQIDKAGLRCSPRHELEPDIELGDLERQLAEHEHEVLEMNSNSEKLRQTYNELLEFKIVLQKANGFLVSSNAHATGDETELHEGTYSNNGFIETSSLLEQEMRPEPLNQSGLRFISGIINKDKLLRFERMLFRATRGNMLFNQTPSDEEIMDPSTSEMVEKIVFVVFFSGEQARTKILKICEAFGANCYPFPEDTTKQRQLTREVLSRLSDLEATLDAGTRHRNDALNAVGYSLTKWITTVRREKAVYDTLNMLNFDVTKKCLVGEGWCPTFAKTQIHEVLQRATFDSNSQVGVIFHVMQAVESPPTYFRTNKLTNAFQEIIDAYGVARYQEANPAVYSVVTYPFLFAVMFGDWGHGLCLLLGALYLLARERKLSSQKLGSFMEMLFGGRYVILLMALFSIYCGLIYNEFFSVPFHIFGGSAYKCRDTTCSDAYTVGLVKYRDPYPFGVDPSWRGSRSELPYLNSLKMKMSILLGIAQMNLGLILSFFNARFFGSSLDIRYQFIPQMIFLNSLFGYLSLLIIIKWCTGSQADLYHVMIYMFLSPTEELGENELFWGQRPLQILLLLMAFIAVPWMLFPKPFALRKIHMERFQGRTYGVLGTSEVDLDVEPGSARGHQEEEFNFSEIFVHQLIHSIEFVLGSVSNTASYLRLWALSLAHSELSTVFYEKVLLLAWGYENILIRLIGLVVFAFATAFILLMMETLSAFLHALRLHWVEFMGKFFHGDGYKFKPFSFALISNDDE, from the exons atggaCGATTTCTTAGACAAGTTGCCGCAGATGGATCTGATGCGCTCGGAGAAGATGACGCTCGTCCAGCTTATCATCCCCGTCGAGTCCGCTCACCGCTGCGTCACTTATCTCGGCGAGCTCGGCCTCTTACAGTTCCGCGAC CTAAATGCAGATAAAAGTCCCTTTCAGCGGACGTTTGCTAATCAG GTAAAACGATGTGGTGAGATGTCAAGGAAGCTTCGTTTTTTCAAAGACCAAATTGATAAAGCTGGTTTAAGATGTTCACCACGCCATGAATTAGAACCGGACATTGAGCTTGGAGATTTAGAG AGACAACTTGCTGAACACGAGCATGAAGTATTGGAAATGAACTCAAACAGTGAAAAGCTTCGGCAGACATATAACGAACTTCTCGAATTCAAGATAGTTCTTCAAAAG GCCAATGGTTTCCTCGTCTCAAGTAATGCTCATGCAACTGGAGATGAAACAGAACTCCATGAAGGCACCTACTCAAATAACGGTTTTATTGAGACCTCCTCTTTACTAGAGCAG GAAATGAGGCCCGAACCCTTGAATCAATCAGGACTGAGATTTATTAGTGGAATCATTAACAAAGACAAACTTCTTAGGTTTGAAAGAATGTTGTTTCGTGCAACAAGAGGCAATATGCTTTTCAACCAAACACCCTCTGATGAGGAGATCATGGATCCTTCAACATCAGAAATG GTGGAGAAAATTGTATTTGTGGTTTTCTTTTCTGGGGAGCAAGCAAggacaaaaatattgaaaatatgtGAAGCATTTGGTGCAAATTGTTATCCTTTCCCCGAGGATACAACAAAGCAGAGGCAGCTTACGAGAGAA GTTTTATCCCGACTCTCTGATCTGGAAGCCACTCTAGATGCTGGAACTCGCCATCGGAATGATGCTCTTAATGCCGTTGGTTACAGCTTGACTAAATGGATAACCACG GTTCGGAGAGAAAAAGCTGTTTATGATACTCTGAACATGCTAAATTTTGATGTAACGAAGAAATGCCTTGTTGGCGAAGGTTGGTGCCCCACATTTGCTAAGACCCAG ATTCATGAGGTCCTTCAGCGAGCCACTTTCGACAGCAATTCACAAGTTGGCGTTATATTTCATGTAATGCAAGCGGTAGAATCACCTCCCACCTATTTCAGAACGAACAAACTTACAAATGCGTTCCAGGAGATTATCGATGCTTACGG TGTTGCAAGATATCAAGAGGCAAACCCGGCAGTTTATTCAGTTGTCACATATCCGTTCTTGTTTGCTGTTATGTTTGGGGATTGGGGTCATGGTCTATGCTTGCTGCTAGGAGCGTTGTATCTTCTTGCCCGTGAAAGGAAGCTGAGTTCGCAG AAACTCGGAAGCTTTATGGAGATGCTATTTGGAGGCCGCTATGTTATCTTACTTATGGCACTTTTTTCAATATATTGTGGGCTTATCTACAATGAGTTCTTTTCTGTTCCTTTCCACATATTTGGTGGCTCAGCTTACAAATGCAGAGATACTACTTGTAG tgaTGCGTACACGGTTGGTTTAGTCAAGTACCGTGATCCGTACCCATTTGGCGTAGATCCTAGTTGGCGCGGAAGTCGTTCAGAATTGCCTTACTTAAACTCGCTTAAGATGAAGATGTCTATCCTGCTGGGAATTGCTCAGATGAATCTGGGATTAATATTAAGTTTCTTCAATGCTCGATTCTTCGGCTCTTCGCTGGACATAAG GTATCAGTTTATACCTCAGATGATATTTCTGAACAGCTTATTCGGTTACCTATCACTACTCATTATCATCAAGTGGTGCACTGGATCTCAAGCAGACTTGTACCATGTCATGATCTACATGTTTCTAAGTCCAACCGAAGAACTTGGTGAAAATGAGTTGTTCTGGGGCCAACGTCCACTTCAG ATTTTGTTACTGCTTATGGCATTCATCGCTGTCCCATGGATGCTTTTTCCTAAACCCTTTGCTCTCAGGAAAATTCACATGGAG AGGTTTCAAGGTCGCACGTACGGTGTTCTTGGTACTTCTGAGGTGGATCTGGATGTAGAACCAGGCTCAGCTAGAGGCCATCaggaagaagagttcaacttcAGCGAGATTTTTGTACATCAATTGATTCACTCCATAGAGTTTGTTCTAGGTTCAGTTTCTAACACAGCATCTTACCTTCGTCTCTGGGCTCTTAG TTTGGCTCATTCGGAATTGTCGACGGTCTTCTATGAGAAAGTTCTTCTTCTTGCCTGGGG GTATGAGAACATTTTGATCAGGTTAATCGGATTAGTGGTGTTTGCGTTTGCAACAGCGTTTATACTTCTGATGATGGAAACACTGAGTGCGTTTCTTCATGCTCTGCGTCTTCACTGGGTTGAGTTCATGGGGAAGTTCTTCCATGGAGATGGTTACAAGTTCAAGCCTTTCTCATTTGCTTTAATCTCAAATGACGATGAATAA